A part of Ptychodera flava strain L36383 chromosome 11, AS_Pfla_20210202, whole genome shotgun sequence genomic DNA contains:
- the LOC139144371 gene encoding type I iodothyronine deiodinase-like yields MVNREILRHYSGDEEAIVHTGFLKKLYEDCKDCKVDIYMVYLMEAHADGETQELGSRYPFLKQHKVLEDRINAAKILIKMDSENETFTSDMKDDTKVRMVLDSMDNFFYRAFAAMPDRVVVIEEGKLSYLGNTIEEQSVQGMLMTQELRNWIATRFG; encoded by the exons ATGGTCAATAGAGAAATCCTCAGACACTACTCTGGCGACGAGGAG GCCATTGTTCACACTGGCTTTCTGAAGAAACTTTATGAAGACTGCAAAGACTGCAAAGTCGACATCTACATGGTATACCTTATGGAAGCCCATGCAGATGGCGAAACTCAAGAGTTGGGATCACGCTACCCCTTTCTAAAACAGCACAAAGTATTGGAAGACAGGATCAATGCAGCAAA GATTCTGATCAAAATGGATAGTGAAAATGAAACCTTTACCAGCGACATGAAAGACGACACCAAGGTACGCATGGTATTGGACAGTATGGATAATTTCTTCTATAGAGCGTTTGCCGCAATGCCAGATAGAGTTGTCGTGATTGAAGAGGGGAAACTATCATACCTTGGCAACACTATTGAAGAGCAGTCAGTTCAAGGTATGCTGATGACCCAAGAGCTGCGGAATTGGATTGCAACACGATTTGGTTGA